The following coding sequences are from one Ornithodoros turicata isolate Travis chromosome 1, ASM3712646v1, whole genome shotgun sequence window:
- the LOC135383823 gene encoding uncharacterized protein LOC135383823: MLFQSLWVEQISWDEEVPPDKQRPWQDWCEELINVTVDRCLPPCGAEDLQVHILCDASPKCYGAVAYLRAEKSGFVTSTLIFTKSRVAPLNQMTLPCLELMGAVIGFRMLSYLERIWSGLAFEYYLWADSTIVLWWIRKPPSEGKEFVSSRVQEVQQNTDTKRWNHCPEATNPADCLARGMPARTLSEKSTWWCGPHWLIDDPTTWPANDIEWDVKADEERTLKATVLQISSSPSPLLNVESFSTCRRLLRVTAWVLRFVRNTRRSTRLSFSWLTAEELRRAVLYWEKQTQSESYAEELSRLKERQPVSLQSKIASLRPCLDDEGVVRLKTRLQFGPEADTAKCPVLLPREHHFTMLVGDSAHTRTLHGGLRATLNEIREKWWVPQGRRLAKKVIFKCRGCAHFRQKAASAPIAPLPVDRVNAQCTL; the protein is encoded by the coding sequence ATGCTGTTTCAGTCACTATGGGTTGAACAGATCAGTTGGGACGAGGAGGTGCCACCCGACAAGCAGCGACCCTGGCAAGACTGGTGTGAAGAGCTGATCAACGTCACTGTAGACCGTTGCTTACCCCCGTGTGGCGCCGAGGACCTGCAAGTCCATATCCTCTGCGACGCCAGCCCGAAGTGCTATGGTGCCGTGGCATACTTGCGGGCTGAAAAGAGCGGATTCGTGACGTCCACGCTCATCTTCACGAAGTCACGTGTGGCTCCACTCAATCAGATGACACTGCCGTGTTTAGAACTGATGGGTGCGGTGATTGGGTTCAGGATGCTAAGCTACCTAGAGCGGATCTGGTCTGGTCTTGCATTTGAATACTACTTGTGGGCAGACTCGACGATCGTCCTGTGGTGGATCCGGAAGCCCCCTAGTGAAGGGAAGGAATTCGTCAGCAGTCGTGTTCAGGAAGTTCAGCAGAATACGGACACAAAACGGTGGAATCATTGCCCAGAAGCGACTAACCCTGCAGACTGTCTCGCCAGAGGGATGCCAGCACGAACACTCTCCGAAAAGTCCACATGGTGGTGCGGACCACATTGGCTAATCGACGATCCTACGACCTGGCCAGCGAACGATATTGAATGGGACGTGAAGGCAGACGAAGAACGAACCTTGAAAGCAACAGTCTTGCAGATTTCATCAAGCCCATCGCCCCTTCTTAATGTCGAGAGTTTCAGTACTTGTAGGCGGCTGCTAAGAGTCACGGCATGGGTTCTCCGGTTTGTCCGTAACACACGAAGATCAACGAGACTGAGCTTCTCCTGGCTGACCGCCGAAGAGCTACGAAGAGCCGTGCTCTACTGGGAGAAGCAGACACAAAGTGAGAGTTACGCAGAGGAGTTATCCCGGTTGAAAGAGCGTCAGCCGGTCTCACTTCAATCAAAAATCGCCTCACTGCGACCCTGCCTCGACGACGAAGGCGTCGTACGCCTAAAGACTAGGCTTCAGTTTGGGCCTGAGGCAGACACTGCTAAGTGTCCAGTACTACTACCCCGTGAACATCACTTCACGATGCTGGTTGGAGATTCAGCCCATACGCGGACACTACATGGTGGGCTGCGAGCCACGTTGAATGAAATACGGGAAAAGTGGTGGGTTCCGCAAGGCCGTCGGCTGGCAAAAAAGGTCATTTTCAAATGCCGTGGCTGTGCCCACTTCCGTCAGAAGGCTGCCTCTGCACCGATCGCTCCGCTACCCGTTGACCGAGTCAACGCCCAGTGTACCCTTTGA